The Halomicrobium zhouii genomic sequence GAGGGTCGCCTCGTCAACCTCACCGGCCCGTTCAGCCAGGGCCACCCCGCCGAGGTGATGGACACGACGTTCGCGATGATGTTCGTCGCCGCCTACGACATGCTCGTCGACGGGCCGGACCTGGAACCCGGGCTGTACAACATTCCCGACCGCCTGGACCGCGCCGTCGCCGAGCGGAAACTGGAGACGCTGGGCGTCTCTATCGACGACATGACCGAGAGCCAGCAGGCCTACACCGAGGAGTGGGAACACCCCGACAGTAGCTTCTGAAGCGGCGGTGACGAAGCGACGGTGACTGCGGCAGGCTGGTGTTCCTCTTCTCTCAGGCCGAGTCGCTCCTGCGATAGTCGACGTACTCGACGAGCGTCCGGACCAACGTCCCCACCAGCACCAGCGCCGCGAGGCCGACCACGACGAAGAACACCCCGATAGCGCCCGGGCCCGCCATCGGACCCTCGGGGATCCAGGCGACCAGTGCGAGGAACCCCGCGACGGCGGCGACGGCGAGGCCCGCTTCGAGCGTCCGGGCGGCGCCGTACAGCGGCCGGTCGGCGAGTCGGTCGGTCACCCCTCGACCGTCGCCCAGCGCGCGATAGCCGGCGACCAGCGCCTCGGCGACGACGACCATCGTCAGGACGAACGCGACGAGCGGCGCGAGGAAGAGCGTCGTGATGCCGGCGTTCGGCGCGACGCCGAAGAAGACGGCGGCGCTCGCGAGGAGGGTGAGGATCACGGCGACGAGTTTGCCGGCCTGGAGGGGTCTGGACCGGTGGAACGGGGAGACCATCTCTGCGAACCGTCAGACCGATCCGGTATCGGTCTTGTGGTGGCCGTCTCCGCGTTCGAAACCGCGTCCGCGGTGGTCCTACTGGTTCCAGGGCGCGCCCTCGAAGTCGACCTCGCGGTGGCCGCGGTCCAGCTCCGCGATTCTGTCCAGGTCCTCCTCGTCCAGGTCGACGTCGTAGGCCCCCCAGTTCGCCCGGATGTGTTCCTCGCTGGTGGCCTTCGGAATCGCGGTGACGTTGTCCAGCGCGAGGAACCAGGCCAGCGTCACCTGGGGAATCGTCGCGTCGTGTTTCTCGGCGACGTCTTCGAGGACTGGGTCGTCGAGGACCTTCGTCCGGGCCAGCGGCGAGTAGGCCACGACGTGGTGGCCGTGGTCGGCGGCGTACTCGCGCAGTTCGGTCTGCTGGAGGTACGGGTGCATCTCGACCTGGTTGGCGAACAGCGGCGCCTCCAGGATCTCCCGGGCCTCGTCGAGGTGGCGCGGCTCGAAGTTCGAGACGCCGACGTGGCGGATCTTGCCCTGGTCGTACAGTTCGTCGAACGCCGACAGCGTCCCCTCGGCGTCGTAGGTGTTCGTCGGCCAGTGGACGTACAGCAGGTCGACGTAGTCGGTGCCGAGTTTGTCGAGGCTCTCGGCGGTGGAGTCGAGCACGTCGTCGTGGGCGAGGCTGTCGGTGTCCACCTTCGTCGCGAGGAACACCTCCTCGCGGGGGACGTCCGCTTCGGCGATGCCGCGGCCGACGTCCTCCTCGTTGTCGTAGCCCTGCGCGGTGTCGATATTTCGATAGCCAAGTTCCAGCGCGGTCCGGACGCTCGCGGCGCACTGGTCGGGGTCGTCGTTCTGCCAGGTGCCGAGTCCGAGTCGGTGCAGATCGAGTGCAGACATCTACCGTGGGTCGGACACTCCGGCACCTAACGCTTGTGGCCGGGGCAGATCGCCCCGTTTCGTCACTGCTCCGTCGATGGGCCCGTAAGCGGGATCCCCTCGTCGTCGAACCGCAGCGCGCCCCAGTGGGCGGTGAGTGTCCACTCGTCGTCGACGAGCGCGTATATCTTCGCCGTCCGGCCCTCCCAGTGGAACTCGGCGCCGGTCTCGCGGTGGCGCCACAGCGTGTCGATGTCGACGACGGCCATCCCGCCGTCGCCCTCGTCGCTCACCGAGACGTCGACCGTCTCCCGGTCGTTGTGGACGAGGTCGTGCGTGTCGAACAGGTCCTGCCACGCCTCGCGCCACCGCTCGCGGTCGAACCGACCGAACTCCAGGTCCCACGTGGCCGGGTCGTGGTCGTAGCCGGTCGGCGGCCAGGCCCACACCATGTCGGGGTGGAACAGGTCGAGCAAGGTTTCGACGTTTCGCGCGTCCCAGGCAGCGGTCTCGCGGTCGACCATCGCCCGAACCTCGTCCGCGGGTGCGTCGCTCATGACCGAGAGAGGTCGGGGGTCACGATGAGGGTTTCCTCGGTGCGACAGTCGATACCACGATTCCGCCCACCGCTGACTCAGACCACTCCGAGTCCAAAGACGTAGCGCGCGACGGCCGCACCGACGATCAGCGCGGCGCCGGCGAGGATGGCGAGCCAGTCGCGACCCTCCAGGGCTTCCCGGCCGTAGAAGGTCCGCTCACGTCGCGTGTCGAACCCGCGGGCCTCCAGCGCCATCGACTGGGTCTGGACGTTGCGGATGGCGGTCATGAACACGGGGATCAGGAGGGGGACGTAGTTGCGGATCCGCCTGATCGGCGAGCGCGTGGCGACGTCGTGACCGCGGGCCTCCTGGGCCTGTCGGACCGTCCCGGTCGCACTGAGCAGCGTCGGGAACAGGCGCAGCGCCGTCCCGACGGCGAAACAGAACGCGAAGGGGACGCCGAGGCTCCGGAGGCCGGCGACGATCTCCTCGTTGGAGGTGACCGTCACGAACAGCAGCCCGGTGACGATGAAGGACGCGAAGCGGGTCGAACGGCCCAGCGCGAGGAGCACCTCGTCGCGGGTCACGTCCATCACCGGCGTCGCGAGGACGACGGGGCCGCCCGCCGGGACGAACGCCGGCCAGACGACCATGCCGACGACGAAGATGGCGACGACGACGAACCAGACTCGCATGAGGTTCTTCAGGCCGCCGAGCGCCAGCAGCGTCACGAGGCTCACCGCGAAGGGCACGATGACCCACGCGGGATGGTCGAACGCGAGCGCGACGGCGAACACGCCGAGGGCCAGCGCGATTTTCGCCCGCGGCGCGAGCCGGTGGAGCATCGAATCGCCGGTGACGTACAGCGACGACCCCCCACTCATCGGTCTTCCCCCGCAGCGTCGGTCGTCGCGGGCCGCGTCTCGTCCCCGCCGAGGCCCGCGACGAGTTCGTCGACGGAGAGCGCCGGCAGCGCGTCGTCGAGGCCCTGATCAGCAGCCAGGCGATTGGCGAGTGCGACGGGCTGTGGCGGACGCAGGTCCCACTCGTGGAGCTGGTCCTCGTCTGCGAACAGCTCGCGCGTCGGCGCGTCGGCCACTTTCCGGCCGTCGGCCATCACGACCGTCCGGGGCGCGTACGTCGCCACCGTCGACATGCTGTGGGTGACCATCACCACCGTGACGTCCTGTTCGCGGTTGAGTTCGGCGACCAGATCCATGAACGTCTCTTGCTGGGTCGCGTCCAGGCCGGTCGTGGGCTCGTCGAAGACGATGGCGTCCGGTTCGGTCGCAAGGATGCTCGCGAGGGCGACGCGCTGGCGCTGGCCCTTCGAGAGGTTGAACGGGTCGGCCTCCTCCAGGCCGTCGAGGTCCACCGTCTCGATGGCGTCAGCGACCCGCCGGTCGAGTTCGTCGCCGGAGAGCCCGAAGTTCTCCGGGCCGAAGGCGACCTCCTCCTCGACCGTGGCGGCGAATATCTGGTGGTCGGGATTCTGGAAGACGAAGCCGACGCGTCGGCCGACTTCTGACATCTGCAGGTCCGCGAGGTCACTCCCGTCCCAGCGGGCCACGCCCTCGTCGGGGTCGAGCAGGCCGTTGAGCTGCTTGGCGAGTGTTGTCTTCCCGCTGCCGTTGTGGCCGACGATGGCGACGACCTCGCCTTCCCGAATCGTCAGATCGACGCCGTCGACGGCACGAACGGTCTCGCCGTCGGCGTCGTACTCGTAGGCCACGTCCTCGAGTTCGAACAGCGCGTCGCCGACGTCGGGGGCCGTCCCCGCGGGCGCGCCCGGCAGGGCCTCGCCTCGCGTCGCCGGCGGGTTCCAGGAAAGGTCCGATTCGGCTGCCGTCTCCGCGGCCGCGTCGACGGACAGCGGCAGGTCGGGCTGGTCGAAGCCGAGGCGGTCGAAGGCGTCGACCAGCGGTGGGACTGCGACCCGTGAGTCCCGGAGCGAGTCGACGTCGGTGAACACGTCCTCGGCGCGGCCCGAGTGGGCGACCTGGCCCCCCTCGAGCAGGACGGCGTGGTCGGCCAGCAGCGCTTCCTCTATCTTGTGGGTGACCAGGACGATCGAGTCGGGGCCGGCCCAGTCGCCCACCCGCTCGTCCGCGCGGGCGGCGTCGGCGAGGCGGCCGATCACCGACAGCGTCTCGCGGCTCCCCACGGGGTCGAGGTCGCTGGTCGGCTCGTCGAGCAGGAGGAGGTCGGGCTGCATGGCGAGGACGCCCGCGAAGACGAGGCGTTGCTTCTGCCCGCCGGAGAGGGCGTCGGGCGCGCGGTCCCGATCCAGGTCGGTCAGCCCCGCGACGGCCAGCGACTCCTCGATACGGCTGTCGATGTCCGCAACCGGGACGGCGAGGTTCTCCGGCCCGAAGGCGACCTCGGCGGTGATCGAGGTGCCGAACAGCTGGGCCTCGTAGTCCTGGATCACCATGCCCACGTCGCGAGCCATCTCGCTGACCCGGGTCGACGTCGCGTCGCGGCCGACGACGTCGACCTCGCCGTCGAACGCGCCGGTGATGAAGTCGGGGATGATGCCGTTGAACGTCCGCAGAAGCGTCGACTTGCCGCCGCCGCTGGCGCCCATCACGACCGTGAACGAGTGGTCGGGGACGTCGAGGTCGAGACCGTCGAGGACGAGCCCGCCACGGGCGTCCGGGTCCGGACGGCCCGACCCTTCCTCGAAGTCGGCGTCGCGGTCGTAGGAGAAGAACACGTCACGGAGCCGAGCAGTGACGCCGTCGTCCCGCTCGTCCGCGGTACCAGTCATCGACGGAAGGGTGAACGGGAACAGTTGTAAACGTTCGTACTCTGGCGAGGGTCCCTGTCAGCGACGGACCATCTCCGAGAGGCTGTCCCCGGAGATGGCCGTCAGCCCCAGGAGGACGAGGAGGCCGACCGCGCCCAGCACCTGCTGGGTGACCGACCCGCCCTGGCCGAACGTCTCGCCCGTCGTCGCCAGGAACTGCGTGCCCTCGACGCCGACGCTGATGGCGATACCGACGGCGACCCAGACGATGGAGACGACCACGATGCCGGTGGCCGCGAGCTGTCGGCGGGAGGGCGCGACCTCGGGCAGGTCCTCTTCGCGCATGACGTCGGGGTAGAGGAGGCCCATCTCCTTGACGCGGGGGTAGACGAGGTACAGCAGCGGCGGGCCGAGCACCGCGGCCGCCAGGAAGTTGTTGACCGTGATGATCGTCCCGAGCACGGAGAAGGGGAACAGCTCCAGCACGTCGAGCCACCACGCGATGATGGCCGCACACGCGGCCGCGGCGGTGAGCGCGATGACGAGGTACTCGACGACCTGGCGGGCAGAGTCCATCCGGGGTTCCTCGCCGCTGGACAGCGGTCCGAGGTTGCCCCAGAGCTTGTAGCCGACCAGGCCGAAGAAGAAGTTCCCGAGGAATCCACCGAGGCTTCCCGGGCCCAGCTGGCCGCTGAAGACGTCGCCGATGAGGTTCCCGACGGCCGAGCCCCAGGCCGCCGCCGGGCCGAACATGATGCCGAAGATGACCGGGAAGACGTTCGCCGGCCGGATACTGGTGATCCCCGGGATGATCGTCAGTGCGTTGAACGGTATCAACACCGCGGCGTAGATGGCCGCGATCACCGCCACGAGCATTATCATCCGCGTGTCCCGCCACATCGTAATGAGTTCCCGCATGACAGACGGGCACACTCCCCGTCGTCACATAAAACCGATCCCCAGATCCGTCCGTGATGACAGGTCTTGCGCCGTCTACGGGCCATCTTGGGAGTAGCGCGGGATCTGGGCACCCGCTCCACGCGCTCGTCCCTGCGGACCTGCTAAGTACCAGCGGCCGTGAGTGAGTGGTATGCAGACGCTGCTTCTGGGTCCCGACGACGTCGACGCGAACACGCCGCTCGCCGCAGTCATCGACGCCGTCGAGGGCGCCTTCGGCGCGTACGCCCGCGGCGACGTGGTGATGCCCGCGAAGTCCTACGTCGACCTGCCACAGTACAACGGCGACTTCCGGTCGATGCCGGCCTACGTCGCCACCAACGAGTGGGACGCCGCCGCGGTCAAGTGGGTCAACGTCCACGCGGACAATCCCGAGAAATACGACCTCCCGACGGTGCTGGGGACCATCATCTACTCAGACCCGGCCAACGCCTTCCCGCTCTCGCTGATGGACGGCACCCACGTCACGCGCAAGCGAACGGGCGCCGCGGCCGCCGTCGCGACGGACTACCTCGCCGTCGACGACGCCCGGTCGATGGGGCTGGTCGGCGCCGGCGTCCAGTCCTACACCCAGCTGGAGGCGATTTCCCACGTGCGAGACATCGAGGAGGTCGTCGTCGCCGACGTCGACGAAGACGCCGTCCAGGCGTTCGTCGACCACTTCTCGGACCGTTTCGACGTCCGCGCCGGGTCCATCGAGGAGGCCGCCCACTGCGACGTCCTCTCGACGGTGACGCCGGTCGAGGAGCCTCTCGTCCACTCCGTCGGCGAGCACACCCACGTCAACGCCATCGGGGCCGACGCCGCCGGCAAACACGAGATTTCGGACGACATCCTGCTCGACGCCACACTCGTCATCGACGACTACGACCAGTGTACGCACTCCGGCGAGATCAACGTCCCCTGGAGCGCGGGCGTCCTCTCCGACGCGGACCTGCACGCCGAACTCGGTGAGATCGTCGCCGGCGAGAAGGAGGGTCGGACGGCAGATGACGGCGTCACCGTCTTCGACTCGACGGGCCTGGCGATCCAGGACGTCGCCACCGCCCACGTCGCCTACGAGCGGGCCCGCGAGAACGGCGCCGGGACCGACTTTACCCTCGTGGGTACCGACGTGTAGGAGCCGGCGGAGACGGCAGAAAGCTGGGTTATCGGCCGGTCAGCTTCGAGATGACCCAGACCGCGATAAACACCGGCAGCAGCGGCAGCAGGACGATGGCCATCCCGATGAACACCAGCCAGCCGATGGCGTCCATCTGCTGGTTGGACGTACTCCCCGTCAGCGGCGTCACCGATCGGATGAATCCTTCGTCGTCAGCCTCGTTGGTAGCCATATTGGTCGAAAGTTCGGCCGCGAGGCTGATAAAACGTCTCCATTCGCTTCGCCTGCCACCGCTCTGCTTGATCGCTATGCCGGGGTTAAGAGACTGTTCGATGCAAAGACGTCTCACCTAGTACTGCAGAAGAGACGATTGGGTATTAGCAATTTCCTCTGTCAATCCTTTCCTTTACATTGGAATATCTATCATGTAATTCTTGGTGGAGCCGTTCATCTCCAATATATGACCCGGAATTATCGATAAAGAACGCCATCTTCTCCATCAGGTTCTTTCTTAATTCCTCTGAGTCAGCAAGATGATAATAGTTAGAGTTATCGAGGATATCTGCGGCTTTTACGATTACTGGTTCTCTTCCCTTTTGGAAGCATCTATCGAGGGTATCATGGTATCTGTCTGGGTAGTCCTGAATCTCTCTATCGAAACTAGTGGCCTCTACGATATCTGAAACTTCCCTCCCAAAATTTGAAGCAATCTCGTCCTTCTCGACGTCTGTATCTTCTATCAGATCATGGAGGAGACCAGCGATTACGATATGTTTCTCGTAACCTCGATTATAGAGGCCCATTCCCACGCGAATGCTATGGAAAATAACCGGTTTCTGATTTTCGCCAGACGCTTCGAAGGAATGTACTAAATATATTATCGCTCGCTCGATTTCTTCATCCTCTCTCCCATCTCTCATTGCCGGTCTAGAAAACCGTTTTGATTATAAACATTACCGGGTGGAAATTAGGGGTATGGCGTGAAACTCTCCTATTACATATGAGCGCGGAGGATTTCGCTCACTGCTCAATTTACTGCTAGAAGCTGTGATACGGAAAGTGGTCAGTACACGCTCCTGCCGAGTGTTTGCCGTCGTCGAGTGAGAAGACGCGACGAGAAAGAAAACCTCGCCCGAAATCCAGTTACTCCAGATGGACGGCGGGGCGGAACGGAATCGCGTTGCTCGCCTTGCCGCCGGGATCCTCGACGTCTTCGCCGTCCTCCGCGTACACTTCGACGTCGGCGTCGAACTCGGTTTCGAGGAAGCGGCGGGCGTCGTCGTAGACGGACTGTTCGTCGACGTCCGCCAGGGCCTCCAGCGTCTCGTCGTCGCGCTCGCGGACCAATTCCACCAGGTCCTGGACGAGGTCGTTGACGTCGTTACCCTTCTCACGCAGCTCTTCGTTCTGCATCACCTTCCCCATCACCGCGCCGACGTCGGGGCCGGTCTCTCGGACTTCGTCGAACACCGTCCGCTTCCAGTCGGCGGCGACGTAGAGGCGGACGACGTCGGGGTCGGTGTCGGTGACGTCGACGATGTCGTGGACGTCGTCGGTGACGGTCTCGACGAGGCGCTCCTGGACCTCGATGGTGTCCGACTCGAAGGCGGGGTCGGGCTCGGGCCAGGCGGCCTCCTCGACGGGCTCGCCGTTCAGCTGTTCGTACAGCTCGTTAGTGAGGAACGGGATGAAGGGCGAGAGCAGGCGCAGGCGGGCGTCGAGCACCTGGCGGAGCGTCCACTTCGCGCCCGGTCGGTCCAGGTCGGCGCGCCGTCGGTACCACTTGAGGTGCTCCTCGAAGCCGTAGAAGGCGGTCTGGCTGGCGGTCCGGGTCTCGAAGCGGTCCATCGCGTCGGTGCAGGTCCGGATAGTGTCCTGCAGCTTGGACAGCAGCCAGCGGTCGATGTGGGGGAGGTCGGGGATCTCGCCGTCCGCCGTCGAGCTCACTTCCGTCTCCTCCATCTCCAGGTCGACGGTGACGTCGACGACGTCCTCGACGCCGTAGTCGATGACCTCCTGGGCCCGATTCCAGAACCGGTCGAGCTGGTCGCGCGTGTCGCCGACGCGGTCGGCCCGCCAGTCGTAGTCCTGCCACGGCTCCGAGGAGTTCAGCAGGAAGAAGCGGACGGTGTCGGCGCCGAAGCGCTCGATTGCCTCGCCGGGGAGGACGACGTGGCCCTTCGAGGAGGACATCTTCTCGCCCTCCAGCAGGCCCATCCCCATGACGGTGATCCCCTCCGGCCAGTTGTCCGGGTCGAACAGCTCCGCGTGGTGGAAGAGGAAGAACGTCAGGTGGTTGCTGATCAGGTCGTTCGCCGAGCAGCGGACGTCGACGGGGTACCAGTAGTCCCACTCCTCGCGCAGGTCCAGCGCGCGCTGGTCGGGCTCGTCGACGCCCTCGGGGCCGTAGAACAGTGTGTCGAAGAACTCCCGGTCCAGGTGGTCCGGCGGGATCTCCTGCAGCCGGTGGGCGATGGTGTAGTACGCCATGTAGATGGTCGAGTCCGAGAGGGGCTCGATGACGAAGTCCTCGTCCCACGGGAGCCGGGTTCCCAGCCCGTAGTTCCGGATGGCGGGCCACTCGTTGAGCCAGTCGATGGTGTGGTCGTACTGCTCGCGCGTGTTCTCCGGGATGGCGTCGAGCTGGGCGACGGCGTCGTGGGCCTTCTGCTTCCACTCTTCGTCGTCGTACCGGAGGAACCAGGTGTCCTGCTTTGCCACCTCGACGTCGCCGCCGCAGCGACAGATCACCTCTTCGGAGAACTCGTGCATCGTGTCGAAGGCGCCCGAGTCACGGTGGTGGTCGCGGTAGGCCTCGCGGACGTCCTCGACGACCTCGCCGGCGAACTCGCCGTACTCGTCGTTCAGTTTCCCGGCGTGGAACTCGTCCTGGTAGAGGTCGTTCGTCACGTCGTGGAGCGCCGGGTCGTCCGAGGAGTCGATGCCCGCCGACTCGACGGCGTCTTTCGCCGGAATCTCGCCGTACCCTTCGATGGTGAGGATGGGGACCGGTTCGATGGCCTCGACCTCGGCGGGGTCGACGCCGTACTCCCGCATGCGCTCGTCGTCGGCCTTGGCCTCCTGCAGTGCGACGTAGTCGTCCGGCGAGTGGGCCGGCACGGACATGACGACGCCCGTCGCGTTGTCGGCGTCGACGAAGCTCGCGGGCAGGACCAGCACCTCGTCGCCGGTGATGGGATTCGTGACTTCGGACCCGACGACCTGGCTCCCGGGGAACGACTCGTGGACCTCCACGTCGCGCTCCTGCAGGCGGAACTTCTCGGCGGCGTCCTCGGAGATGAGCCACTCCTCGCCATCGACGGTCGCCCGGACGTACGTCGCCTCGGGGTTGACGTACGCGTTGGTGACGCCCTGGACCGTCTCGGGTCGCAGGGTCGCCATCGGCGCGACGACGTCGTGGGCTTCCCCGTCGTCACCCTCGATTGCTGTCTCGAAGCGGATCAGCGTGTACTCCTGGAACTCCGCTTCCTCGCCCTCCAGCAGGTCGTGGGTGGTGACCGGCTGTTGCTCGTTGGTGCAGTACTTGACGGGGTGGAGCCCGCGGTCCATCAGGCCGCGCTCGCGGAGCGTCTCGTACTGCCAGGTGATGAACTTGGAGTAGCGCTCGTCGTTGGTGGTGAACTCCCGGCGCCAGTCGATCGAGAGGCCCAGTTGCTTCATCCCCGACTTGTAGTGGTTCTCGACGAAGTAGCGGGCGAAGCCCATCGGCGTCTCCAGGTCCTGCAGTTCGTCCTCGGGGACGTCGTAGGTGTCCCGCAGGACCGACAGCTGGCTCTCCTCGCCCTTCTTCAGGCGCTCGACGGCGCCGATGATCGGCGTGCCCGTGACGTGCCAGGCGATGGGGAAGAGGACGTTGTCGCCCTGCAATCGCCGGTAGCGGGCGTAGACGTCGGGCACGGTGTAGGTGCGGGCGTGGCCGATGTGCATCCCGCCGCTGGGGTAGGGATAGGGGACGGTGATGAACGTCGGGTCGTCGTCGCTGTCCGGGTCCGGATCGGCAGCGTATCGCCCCGAGTCGGCCCACCGCTCGCGCCACTTCGATTCGAGTTCCTGGGGCTCGTAATCCATGTCGCCCAGTTACCCAGCCGCGACTAAAAGGGCTACCATACCACGACAGGCGATCACTCGAACAGCGAGTGGGGGACGTCGTCTACCTGTTCAGCCAGCGCGACCTCGCCGTCCGGGTCGAAGTCGGCGACGAGGCCGGCCGACGCCAGTTTGGGGAGGTGGACGTGGTACAGCGTCGTCGCGATCTCGCGGCGCTGCTCCCGACCGATCGGTCGGGCGACGGTCTGGCGCGCGACGTCGCCGACGAGTTCGTCGAACGACGCCGTTCCGCCTGCGTCGCTCAGCGACTGCAGCGTACAGCGCCGCCGGGCGTCGGCCAGCACGTCGAAGAGTTCGTCTAACTCCGCGGGCGTGAACTGTTTCGAGCGGAACGGACCGTCCGTGAGCCCGCTGTCGTTGGCCGGAGGCGTCATTACTATCTCTTTAATTGTCCACCGAATAAGAATATGGCACCTAGCCTGCCTAGGGGCGACCACGGCCCGGCCGAAGCACGGACGGCGCCGCGAGTATGCGGTACATAACCGCCCCGTTCCCCGCTGATCAGTTCACGGGGATGTCGGTCTCGTCGTCGTCACCGTCGTCCCGGGGCTTCGCGAGGCGGACGGTCAACACGCCCGCGTCGTAGTTCGCTCTCGCGTCCGCCCCCACGACGGGTTCGGGCAGCGAGACGGTCCGTTCGGCGGTGTGCTGGCGGCGCTCGCGCCTGACGTACCGGCCCTCCGCCTGGTCTCCAGATCGGCTCGCGGTGATCCGGAGCGTCCGCGCGTCGGGCAGCGAGACGTCGACGTCGTCGGGTCGGTAGCCGGGCAGGTCGGCGCGGACGACGTAGGCGTCGCCCTCGTCGATGAGGTCCGTCGGGACGCCGGCCAGTTCCGTCCCGAACTGCTGGCTCAACAGGCCGAACACGCGCTCTATCTCGTCGAGTGGGTCCGTCGCCATCGTTCTACGCCGGAGGTTGGACGCCGCGTCTCTTATAATTCGGGTGTCAGAACAGTCACCGCGCCGCGCTAGGGCGGATCGCACCGGACGGTTCGCTCCGGACGGCTCAGTACAGTACCGTCTCGGAGTCGTACGAGCCCAGGCGGCGGACCCACCCCTCCTCGACGATGTCCTCGACGTCGGCTAGTGCTTCCTGGGTGCGCTCCTCGTAGAGGCCGGCGGCGACGTCCATGTGGAAGACGTAGTCGCCCAGGCGCTCGCCGCTGGGACGGGACTCGACGCGGGTGAAGTTGACGTCCCGGTCGGCGAACGGTTCCAGCAGTTCCAGTAGCAGACCTGGGTAGTCGACGTCGGGGTAGACGATGAAGGAGGACTTCGACCCCGCGTCGGAGCGTTCCTCGGCGGGCGCGACGACGAGGAACCGGGTCGCGTTGGAGGACTGGTCCTGGATGTCCTCGGCCAGCACCTG encodes the following:
- the leuS gene encoding leucine--tRNA ligase gives rise to the protein MDYEPQELESKWRERWADSGRYAADPDPDSDDDPTFITVPYPYPSGGMHIGHARTYTVPDVYARYRRLQGDNVLFPIAWHVTGTPIIGAVERLKKGEESQLSVLRDTYDVPEDELQDLETPMGFARYFVENHYKSGMKQLGLSIDWRREFTTNDERYSKFITWQYETLRERGLMDRGLHPVKYCTNEQQPVTTHDLLEGEEAEFQEYTLIRFETAIEGDDGEAHDVVAPMATLRPETVQGVTNAYVNPEATYVRATVDGEEWLISEDAAEKFRLQERDVEVHESFPGSQVVGSEVTNPITGDEVLVLPASFVDADNATGVVMSVPAHSPDDYVALQEAKADDERMREYGVDPAEVEAIEPVPILTIEGYGEIPAKDAVESAGIDSSDDPALHDVTNDLYQDEFHAGKLNDEYGEFAGEVVEDVREAYRDHHRDSGAFDTMHEFSEEVICRCGGDVEVAKQDTWFLRYDDEEWKQKAHDAVAQLDAIPENTREQYDHTIDWLNEWPAIRNYGLGTRLPWDEDFVIEPLSDSTIYMAYYTIAHRLQEIPPDHLDREFFDTLFYGPEGVDEPDQRALDLREEWDYWYPVDVRCSANDLISNHLTFFLFHHAELFDPDNWPEGITVMGMGLLEGEKMSSSKGHVVLPGEAIERFGADTVRFFLLNSSEPWQDYDWRADRVGDTRDQLDRFWNRAQEVIDYGVEDVVDVTVDLEMEETEVSSTADGEIPDLPHIDRWLLSKLQDTIRTCTDAMDRFETRTASQTAFYGFEEHLKWYRRRADLDRPGAKWTLRQVLDARLRLLSPFIPFLTNELYEQLNGEPVEEAAWPEPDPAFESDTIEVQERLVETVTDDVHDIVDVTDTDPDVVRLYVAADWKRTVFDEVRETGPDVGAVMGKVMQNEELREKGNDVNDLVQDLVELVRERDDETLEALADVDEQSVYDDARRFLETEFDADVEVYAEDGEDVEDPGGKASNAIPFRPAVHLE
- a CDS encoding DUF7344 domain-containing protein encodes the protein MTPPANDSGLTDGPFRSKQFTPAELDELFDVLADARRRCTLQSLSDAGGTASFDELVGDVARQTVARPIGREQRREIATTLYHVHLPKLASAGLVADFDPDGEVALAEQVDDVPHSLFE
- a CDS encoding Hsp20/alpha crystallin family protein, with translation MATDPLDEIERVFGLLSQQFGTELAGVPTDLIDEGDAYVVRADLPGYRPDDVDVSLPDARTLRITASRSGDQAEGRYVRRERRQHTAERTVSLPEPVVGADARANYDAGVLTVRLAKPRDDGDDDETDIPVN